Proteins from a single region of Xenopus laevis strain J_2021 chromosome 9_10S, Xenopus_laevis_v10.1, whole genome shotgun sequence:
- the galr2.S gene encoding galanin receptor 2a — protein sequence MNVSIQMASQDSCHPESVLIPVLYSLIFLVGTVGNSLVLAVLLRNGKVINTTNLFILNLGVADLCFIIFCVPFQATIYTLDSWVFGPFMCKAVHLFIYLTMYASSFTLTTVSLDRYLAIRYPLRSRELRTPKNALLAITLIWSLSLVFSGPYLSYYQEFQLANLTVCHPVWQDSYRRAMDLCTFSFSYVIPVLILSLTYARTIRYLWTSVDPIEDMSKRAKRRVTRMIIIVAVLFCLCWLPHHLVILCVWFGYFPLNNFTYALRILSHLVSYANSCVNPVVYALVSKHFRKGFRKIFRCLLLRQRTANKVHTAPATQAGVSILEGACTEVTHISEGHLHCSACSPDTDSPWKETERAGDKRAQSFITFNVT from the exons ATGAACGTCTCTATTCAGATGGCATCTCAAGACAGCTGCCACCCAGAATCCGTGCTCATTCCTGTGCTGTACTCGCTCATCTTCCTAGTCGGCACAGTTGGTAACAGCCTGGTACTGGcagtgctgctgagaaatggaaaGGTGATTAATACAACCAACCTCTTCATCCTGAATTTAGGGGTGGCTGACTTGTGTTTCATCATTTTCTGTGTTCCCTTTCAAGCCACCATCTATACCCTGGACAGTTGGGTCTTTGGACCTTTTATGTGCAAAGCAGTACACCTCTTCATATACCTCACCATGTATGCCTCTAGTTTTACCTTGACCACCGTCTCCCTGGACAG GTACCTTGCTATACGTTATCCTTTGCGTTCCCGGGAGCTGCGCACCCCAAAGAATGCACTGTTGGCCATTACGCTTATTTGGAGCCTATCATTGGTTTTCTCTGGCCCTTACCTAAGCTACTACCAAGAGTTCCAGCTGGCTAACCTCACTGTATGCCACCCTGTTTGGCAGGATTCCTACCGCAGGGCCATGGATCTTTGCACTTTTTCCTTCAGCTATGTCATCCCTGTGCTCATACTTAGCCTCACCTATGCTCGTACAATCCGGTACCTCTGGACTTCTGTGGACCCAATAGAGGACATGTCAAAGAGGGCTAAAAGGAGGGTGACGCGTATGATTATTATTGTCGCTGTGTTGTTCTGTTTGTGTTGGCTTCCTCACCACCTTGTTATACTTTGTGTCTGGTTTGGATACTTTCCCCTCAATAACTTCACATATGCTCTTCGTATTCTCTCACACCTGGTGTCCTATGCCAATTCTTGTGTTAATCCTGTGGTCTATGCTCTGGTTTCCAAGCATTTCCGCAAAGGCTTTCGTAAAATATTCCGGTGCCTGTTACTCCGGCAGAGGACAGCCAATAAGGTCCACACTGCACCTGCCACTCAAGCTGGGGTGAGCATTCTCGAAGGGGCATGCACAGAAGTGACCCATATTAGTGAGGGCCATCTACACTGCTCTGCTTGTTCTCCTGATACTGACAGTCCTTGGAAGGAGACTGAGAGAGCTGGGGATAAGAGGGCCCAATCATTCATCACATTTAATGTTACTTAA